Part of the Terrisporobacter glycolicus ATCC 14880 = DSM 1288 genome is shown below.
ACTGTTAGAATTATATTATCTTCTATTTTTGCTGGACCTATTTCATACTTATTATTTAGTGTAGGTGGAGCTTATCTAAGTTTGATATGTATGTATTTAGCTAGTAAAATAAAAGGTTTTTCTATTATAGGAGTGAGTATTGTAGGGGCCATAGGGCATAATATAGGACAATTATTAGTAGCGAGTATAATAGTACAAAATATTAATATGGTAGGGTATTTACCATTTATGCTTATAGCATCTTTGGTTACGGGGATGTTTGTAGGGTTAGTATCAAAGTATTGTTGCCCAAAATTGACAAAATTTTCCGTGAAATTGTTGACAAAGAATAACAATTTTTGATAAAATTAAATAAAATACATGTTGATAGTGGTGGTTTTTATGGATAAAAGTGAATTAGAAGCACTAAAGAAGGAAATTGAAGAAGTAAGAGAATTAATAAATACGTATATTGAATATCCTGAAATCTTTAGGGATGAGCTAGTTGAGTCAAGTAAGAAAATAGATATGTTAATAAATGAATATATAAAACAAGCAAGCGACCCACAGTAATGTGGGTTTTTTTGTATATATTTTGTGATTTTAAATAAGAAATATGAGTATACTAAAATATAAATATTAAAGCAAATTTTATTTTTGAGTTTATTATAATTTAAAGGTGATTATATGTTTGTTTCTAAATTAATTCGTAGTATGGTTATTATAATAATCGCTTGTATTTTGTTAAAAATTATACAATTTTCCTTAAAAAGTTTATTTAAAATCACAAAGTTTGATGAGAGATACGAAGATACTCTTTGCAGTGTATTGTGTTCTGTGTCATACTATATAATGTTTTGTTTAAGTGTAATATTGATTCTTAGAGAGTTTGAAATTGTTGATGCGACTGCCTTTGGTTCAATTGTTACAGGTGCTAGTATAGTTGGGATTGTAGCTGGGGTAGCATCTCAAAGTATATTAAAAGACATATTTAATGGATTTTTTATTCTATTTGAAAAACAAATTCATGTAGGAGATTTTATTGTAATAAATGAAGAGTTTAAAGGAAGCGTAGAAGAAGTTGGAATAAGAAGTGTAAGTCTTAGAGATTGGGATTTAAAAAGAATTACCATACCAAATGGTAATATTAATAGCATAAGAAACTATAGTAAGGATGTAATGAGAGTTATTGTTCATGTTAGAGTTTCTTATGAAGAAGATCCTATGAAAGTTTTAGAATCCCTGCAAGAGGTATGTAATATAATGAATGAAAAATATAAGGGCTACCTTGTAAAATTAAGACCATCTAGTTATTTGGGATTTAAAGTATATGGAATAACGGATATAGAAAAAATATCTATAGGTGCAAAATATACAATTACAGGTGTCGTTAATTCAGAAAAATATTTTGCCATATTGAGAGAAGCTAAGTTACAGGTTTTAATTGTGCTTAAGAAAAATAATATTAAGATAGGATACCCTACAAATATAAATATTTTATCAAATGAAGATAATATAAATGAATAATTATAAACCATAATTGAAAATGAAGAATAAAAACATATACTATACTAATATTATATATATAATATTAATATATGATTCTAAGGGGGACAAAATGGGGGACATAATATTAAAAAATCAGGAAATAATCATAAAACTCCTATTAGCGGTTTTAGTGGGCGGTTTTACAGGCTATGAAAGAGAAAAGTCAAATCAGTTTGCTGGTTTTAGGACACATATTTTAGTATCTATTGGATCATGTATTACATCTATTATAGCACTAGATTTATTTACTAAGTATAGTGGAGTTAGTACAATGGATCCAGCTAGGTTACCAGCACAAGTATTGTCAGGAATAGGCTTTTTAGGCGCAGGAGCTATATTAAAAAACTCTAATGGAATAAGAGGTCTAACAACTGCAGCAGGCATATGGACTACAGCCTGTATTGGCATAGCTATAGGATATGGTCAATACGTACTTGGAATCACATCATGGATATTAGTAATGGCAACATTATATGTGTTGAAAAATTTTGACAAGGTAATAGCTAAAAGAAGTCAGACAGTATTAAAAGCAACAATAACAAGCTTAGATGTAACATCTACCATATTCAATACTATCAAAGCCTCTGAAATAGCTATTAAAAATTTTCAAATAATAACAAAATCAGATACCATATGGGAAATTGTATTTTTAATTGAATATGATAGAAGATTAATACTGGATGAACTAATTATACAGTTAAAGAATATTAACCATGTAATAAATATGGAATATATAAAGTGATTTTAAGTAAAGTACTATTCTGTTTTGGAAATAATAAAATAAGGTAATCTAATAAGTTGTTTATTGGATGAATAATTTACTAAGGAGTGAAAATAATGGAGAGAAATGCGGTAGAAAACAAGTTTAAATGGACCATAGATGAAATGTATCTCAATGAAGGGGCTATAGAGAAAGATATACAAAAAGTAAATGAATTAATTGAGGAAGCCAAAAAATATAAAGGAACTTTAGCTGATAGTGAAGAGAATTTATACAATGCGTTAAACTTATCAGAACAAGCATCTAGAATACTTCAAAATTTATATGTGTATACTCATATGAAAAGTCATGAAGATACTAGAATAAATAAAAACCAAGGAAATGCCACTAAAACAGATATGTTATCTACAGAATTATCAATGGCTACATCTTATATGGTACCAGAAATAATAGCAATGGATAATGAAAAGCTAGAAAACTATTTAAAAAGTGAAAAATTATCTCACTATAAAAAACATGTGGATGAAATATTAAGATTAAAACCACATACTCTAAATGAAAGGGAAGAGGAATTACTAGCAGCAGTATCTGACCTATCAGGTGTTCCAGAGAATATATATGATATGTTATCTTTTGCTGATTTACAATTCCCAGAAATAGAAGATGAAAAGGGAGAAAAAGTTAGAGTAACTCATGCAAATTTTAGTTTATTCTTAAAAAGCAAAGACCAAAGAGTAAGAAAAGATGCATTTGATGCAATGTATTCTGTTTATGGTCAATACAAAAATACTTTTGCATCTACTTTGTACGGTGGAATAAAAAGTGAAATATTCTATGCTAAAACTAGAAAATACGAGTCAGCGTTACAAGGTTCACTATTCCAAGACGATGTTAGTGTAGAAGTTTATAACAATTTAATATCTGCAGTACATGAAAATTTAGATTCCTTAAATAAATATACTGATCTTAAAAAGAAATTCTTAGGATTAGATAAAATAAATATGTATGATTTATATGTGCCATTAACTGAAAACTTTGATATGGAAATACCTTATGAAAAAGCACAAGAAATTATATTAGAAGCCTTAAAACCTTTAGGTGAAGAATACTTAGAAAATGTGAAAACAGCATTTGCTGAAGGATGGATAGATGTATATGGAAATGAAGGGAAACAAGGAGGAGCTTACTCTTGGGGTAGCTACGACTCTAAATCATATATACTACTTAGCTATAAAGATGATTTAAATTCGTTATTTACTTTAATACATGAAATGGGTCACTCAATGCATAGTTATTACTCAAAAAATAATCAACCATACTTATATTCAGGATATAAAATATTCGTAGCAGAAGTGGCATCAACCTTAAATGAATTATTATTAATCAACTACTTATTAAAAAATGCAAAATCAAAAGAAGAAAGAGTATACCTATTAAACTACTATTTAGAACAATTTAGAACAACTGTATATAGACAAACAATGTTTGCTGAGTTTGAAAAAATATGTCATGCAAAAGTTGAAGGTGGAGAACCTTTAACATCAGAGGAATTCACAAATATTTATTATGATTTAAATAAACAATATTACGGTGAATCTTGTGAATTAAATGAACAAATAGGATTAGAATGGGCTAGAATACCTCATTTCTTTAGTAATTTCTATGTATATAAATATGCGACAGGATTCTCTGCAGCCTCTGCCTTAAGTAAACAAATACTTGAAGAAGGTGAAAATGCAGTAACAAGATACAAAGAATTCCTAAAGAGTGGTGGTTCAGACTTCCCACTAAACCAATTAAGAAAAGCTGGTGTAGACATGGAGAAAAAAGAATCTGTTGATAAGGCGTTACATCTGTTTAAAGACTTAGTAGACGAATTAGAAAAAGAATTATAATATTAATAAATAAGGAGCTATTTTTATTAAGTATATGTATAAATAGCTCCTTATTTATTGAAATAGATTTAAAATGAAAATATTGGGGGATTTTATGAAAAGCAAATTAATTAAAGTGTTGCCTTATATAATAGGAGCACTAGTTGGTCTGGCATTAGGACTGAATGGATTTTATGTAGAGATAAAAGATGTGATGATAGGAGCAGTGTCTATAGTCTCGGTAGGAATAGTAGAGCTATTGTTTTTTGCGACGGTTCACGAGTTAAGCCATGGATTTATAGCAGAAAAAAATGGACTTAACTTTACTGTACTGTATGTAGGTCCTTTTGCATTTAAAAGAGAAAATAAAAAATTTAAAAGAATGAAGGGGATTACGAAGCAGTTAATGTATATAGGAAGGGCTCAAATTGATAATTTTGAGATTTTGAATGAAGATGATATTGAAAAAGCAAAAAAAGCATGGATAAAAGCACTTCAAGCGGGACCATTAAGTGATTTAATTTTAAGTATTATAGCCATAGTTTTAGGGTTAATATTTAGATCATATATTTTGGTTATTGCAACTATTATAGTAGATATGTGTATGTGTTTGCCCAGCTATATTATGGGAGATGGACAACATACTAAATTAATGAAATCAGATAAAATATTTACTCATGTAATCTTATATACATATAGTATTATAGGTAATACACTTGTTTCTGAAGAGTCCAGGCTATTTCTTTTAGAAAAAATTGAGAAAGATATAGTTGAAAATAAAGTTGATAAAAGTAACTTAATTTCTTTATCATTAAGTGCCCATTCAATATATGTGAATGCTATATGTAATAATCGACAAGACTTACCAGAAAATATAAATAAAATAGTTGAAATGACAAAGAAAAATAAAGATATATTTTATAAGAAAGAAATAGAATCATCCTATTATAGAAATGTTATTAACACTTCCATATTGTATGAAGTATTAATTGAAGATAATAAAGAAAAAGCTTTAGACCTTTATAAATGTGTAAAAAATGAAAAACACAATATGCCAGGAGAAAAGCTTGATTTTTATAGAGTTGAGCATGTTTTAGGAATTGCAAATAGAAAAAGTGAAATTTTAAATGAAAACTTAATGAATCCTGTATTAAAAGGATGTGAAGGTATAGATGCAATAGAAAGAAAAATAAACGATTTAATATTAGCAAAAATTTAATGCTTTGTATACTTAATACGGATTTAACAAACTTTACATCTCTTTAATGTATACTTAATACTCTCTTAACACTCTAACTGTATTATTAAATTGTAAGGTAAATCAAATCGAGGAAATAAAAAACAAGTAATAATAAAAAAGTTTTGGTATTTGGAAGGAGATTATTAAGATGTTTAAGAAGAAAATAATGGCATTATTATGTGGGGCAGTAATGGTAAGTGGACTTGTAGTAGGGTGTGGTTCAGGAAATTCTTCAGAAGGAGATGCAGCTAAAATAACTATATCAGGATCAACTTCAGTAGGACCAACAATGGAGGTTTTAGCAGAAGCATATCAAAAAGATAATGATGTAAAAATAGAAGTGCAACAAGTTGGATCATCAGCAGGTATAAAAAATACAATAGAAGGAACTTCTAACTTAGGAATGTCTTCAAGGGATTTAAAAGATGAAGAAGCGCAAAGTGTAGAAGGAACTCAAATAGCAATAGATGGTATAGCAGTTGTAACAAATAAAAATAATAAAGTTCAAGATTTAACAGTTGAGCAAGTTAAAGATATATTTACAGGAAAAATAACTAACTGGAAAGAGGTTGGTGGATCAGATGCACAAATAGTTGTAGTATCAAGAGAAGAAGGTTCTGGAACTAGAGATGGATTCCAAGATATACTAGGATTTGAATCAGAAGAATTAACTAAAGATGCTCAAATATCTGATGGTTCTGGAAATGTTAAATCAACAGTTGAAGGAAATGAAAATGCTATAGCTTACATATCTTTTGGATATGTTAAAGATGGTATCAAGTCAGTTAAAGTTGACGGTATAGAAGCTAATGATGACAATGTTGTATCTGGAAAATATCCAATATCAAGACCTTTCTTAGTAGTAAATAAAAAAGATGCTATGAGTGATGAAGCTAAATCATTTGTTGACTTCATAATGAGTGATAAAGGACAAAATATAGTAGCTGAAGAAGGATTCATAAAAGCACCAACAAAATAAGCAAGATTCTATAATTGATTATTATATTTAAATAAACCTTAAGTTACAAAAAGCCTAACGGATTCCGTTAGGCTTTTTGCTTTTATGAATATGGAGATAAATGTAGGAGGTATTTCCATATAAATACAAATGTTTTAATATACAAAAAACTATTTACAAAAAAACTAGATATGGTACAATAAGATAAAATTAAATGACTCGTATATTTGACGGTAATATGGTCCGTAAGTTTCTACCTGCTAACCCTAAATTAGTGGACTACGAGGTATAGTTTAAAGAAAATATAAATATAAATTAGTCAAAATTAATTTATATTTGTTTTAGGATAAACACCTCGATATTTATATCGAGGTGTTTTTAGTTCTTATAAAACTATCAGAAACTGAGTCATACACACAAAATAAAATTACGGGAGATAGTGTTATGAGTTCATCAAACATAAAACAGTTAAACAATTTAAAGTATGGTGTTGAAGATAATCCCAGTTTGGCTACGAAAATTCTTCTTGGACTTCAACATATATTTGCAGCATTTGGAGGAGTTATAGTTGTTCCCTTAGTAATATCTAGTGCATTAGGATTTGATGCTAATACGTCAACTGCTGTAATTAGTGCATCAATATTAGCAGCAGGTATAGCAACAATAATTCAAGCAAAAGGAGTAGGCAGGATAGGATCTAAAGTTGCATGCATCATGGGAACAGATTTTACATTTGTATCACCAGCCATATCAGTAGGTTCTGTATTAGGATTACCAGGAATAATAGGAGCAACAATTTTAGGCGCATTTTTTGAAATTATATTAAGTTATTTTATAAAGCCTTTGATGAAGTTATTCCCACCAATAGTAACTGGTACAGTAGTTTGTTTAATAGGACTTACGCTACTACCAGTATCAATGGACTGGGCTGCCGGAGGAGTCGGGGCAGCTGATTATGGTAGTTTAATAAATGTATCAATAGCAATGCTTGTTATGATAATTACTTTACTTTTAAATAGGTATGGAAAAGGAATGTTAAGTAGTGCATCTATACTTATAGGAATGGTAGTAGGATATATAATTTGTATCCCTCTAGGAAAGGTTGATTTTTCATCAGTAACACAAGCAAACTTTGTAGCAATACCACAAATATTCCAATATGGAGTAACTTTTGATTTAAAAGCTTTAATAGCATTTTTACCAGCATATTTTGTTACTACAATAGAAACAGTAGGTTGTTTAAAAGCTATAGGAGAAGTATCAGATGTAGATATGGATGACAAAAGGGTAGGATCAGGAGTATTAGCTGATGGTGTTGGAAGCATAATTGGTGGAGCTGTGGGAGCATTCCCAAATACATCTTTTAGCCAAAATGTAGGATTAATACCATTAACAAAAGTAGCGAGTAAACATGTGGCAATAATGGCAGGTATATTATTAGTTATACTTGGTTTATTCCCTCAATTTGCAGCTTTAATAAATGGAATACCGCAACCAGTTCTTGGAGGTGTTGGAATAGTAATGTTTGGAACTGTTGCAGCAGCAGGAATAAAGACACTAAGTAGAGTAGAAATAAATGATAGAAATTTATTAATAATAGCAACTTCTATAGGTCTTGGACTAGGGGTTACTTTCAGACCAGACTTTATATCACAATTGCCAGAAGGATTACAAATGATATTTTCTTCAGGAATATCAACTGGTACAATAGTTGCTTTACTTTTAAATATAATACTTACAGAAGATAAAAAAGAAAAAAATAATAAAAAATTAGATAGAGAGGCAATATAAAATGAAAGAATTAAAAGATAGAATATTAAAAGACGGAAGAGCATTAAATGAAACGGTTCTTAAAGTAGATTCATTTTTAAATCATCAAGTAGATGCAAAATTAATGTATGAAATGGGAACTTATTTCAAAGAATATTTCAAAAATCATGGAATAACAAGAATACTTACAATAGAAAGTTCAGGAATAGCACCAACTGCTATGACAGCTCTTCAAATGGAACTACCAATGGTAACTTTAAAAAAACAACAATCTAAAATACTAAATGGAGAAGTTTATCAAACAACAGTACACTCATTTACAAAAGCTATGAACTACGAATTAACTTTATCTAAAAATTACATTAATGATGATGATAAAGTTCTTATAATAGATGATTTCTTAGCAAATGGAGAGGCAGCTCTAGGAGCAGCTAGATTAGTAGAAGAAGCTGGAGCAACTGTTGCTGGAATAGGAATTGTTATAGAAAAATCTTTCCAAGTTGGAAGAGGAAAGTTAGAATCAAAAGGATATGATGTTTATTCATTGGCTAGAGTAGCTAAACTAGGAAAAGACTTAATTGAGTTTTTAGATTAATAACAAAAAACTACAAGTTATAAATAATTTACTTTAAGAATTACTACTTAACATATGTTGTTTTCTTTTAGGAGAAATAATACAAATTTTGTATTATTTCTCCTTTTTTATTTATCATCCACTTTTGCTAATTAAAAAGTAATAAACAAGTAGATTTTCAAGCGAGGAAGTTGACTGAAGTGGTATCAAAATGATTCTCCAGCACGTTGCTCAAAGGCATATCGTTGTCGACATGAAGTGTAGCGCCCACACAGTGGCTTAAGCGAAGCGAATTTTACATAGACTTAACCTAAATCTAATATATATTTAACCTTTAAAATGTATCATTGAATTGTAGAAATACAAAGTACATTTAAATAAATTGAAAGAATGAAGGGGGAAATGTTTTGATTAATCAACAGATTACAGGAAAAAATCAAATCGTCACCAAAGATAAAAATAAAAAGAACAATAATAGAAAATATTTAATAGAGAATATATCAAGTAAAGTATTTATGATAAGTGCATCAATATCGGTAATAAGTTTATTATTGATTATAGGATTCGTATTTTATAAAGGTTTAACGCCATTTTTATTTAAAGGATATTCATTTGTAGACTTTCTAACGGGAACAGATTGGTTACCAAATTCAAATAAATTTGGTGTGGCTCCAATGATAGTAGCATCTATAGTAGCTACTATAGGATCTTTAATAATAGGAGTTCCTATAGGAATATTTACAGCAGCATTTTTAGCTGAGATAGCGCCAAAGCCTGTACAAAAAATTGTGTCACCAGCAGTAGAATTACTTGCAGGAATACCGTCAGTATTATATGGGCTATTTGGATTAGCGTTTATAGTACCAAATATTCAAAAACTATTAAATTTACCAAAAGGACAAAGTTTATTAGCTGTAATATTAGTGTTAGCGATAATGATGTTGCCAACAATAATATCAGTTTCACAAACTGCAATAAAGGCAGTACCAAAAGCTTATAAAGAAGGATCATTTGCACTTGGAGCATCAAAAATAGAAACTATTTTTAAGGTTGTTTTACCAGCAGCAAAATCAGGAATACTTGCGGCGGTAGTACTAGGAATAGGTAGAGCTATAGGGGAAACAATGGCAGTAATATTAGTTGCAGGAAATTCGCCTGTTATACCTACCTCTATTGTAGACAGTGTAAGACCTTTAACTACAAACATAGCTCTTGAAATGGGATATGCATACGGAACGCATCAAGAAA
Proteins encoded:
- a CDS encoding phosphate ABC transporter substrate-binding protein, producing MFKKKIMALLCGAVMVSGLVVGCGSGNSSEGDAAKITISGSTSVGPTMEVLAEAYQKDNDVKIEVQQVGSSAGIKNTIEGTSNLGMSSRDLKDEEAQSVEGTQIAIDGIAVVTNKNNKVQDLTVEQVKDIFTGKITNWKEVGGSDAQIVVVSREEGSGTRDGFQDILGFESEELTKDAQISDGSGNVKSTVEGNENAIAYISFGYVKDGIKSVKVDGIEANDDNVVSGKYPISRPFLVVNKKDAMSDEAKSFVDFIMSDKGQNIVAEEGFIKAPTK
- a CDS encoding xanthine phosphoribosyltransferase, which gives rise to MKELKDRILKDGRALNETVLKVDSFLNHQVDAKLMYEMGTYFKEYFKNHGITRILTIESSGIAPTAMTALQMELPMVTLKKQQSKILNGEVYQTTVHSFTKAMNYELTLSKNYINDDDKVLIIDDFLANGEAALGAARLVEEAGATVAGIGIVIEKSFQVGRGKLESKGYDVYSLARVAKLGKDLIEFLD
- a CDS encoding site-2 protease family protein, which encodes MKSKLIKVLPYIIGALVGLALGLNGFYVEIKDVMIGAVSIVSVGIVELLFFATVHELSHGFIAEKNGLNFTVLYVGPFAFKRENKKFKRMKGITKQLMYIGRAQIDNFEILNEDDIEKAKKAWIKALQAGPLSDLILSIIAIVLGLIFRSYILVIATIIVDMCMCLPSYIMGDGQHTKLMKSDKIFTHVILYTYSIIGNTLVSEESRLFLLEKIEKDIVENKVDKSNLISLSLSAHSIYVNAICNNRQDLPENINKIVEMTKKNKDIFYKKEIESSYYRNVINTSILYEVLIEDNKEKALDLYKCVKNEKHNMPGEKLDFYRVEHVLGIANRKSEILNENLMNPVLKGCEGIDAIERKINDLILAKI
- the pstC gene encoding phosphate ABC transporter permease subunit PstC → MINQQITGKNQIVTKDKNKKNNNRKYLIENISSKVFMISASISVISLLLIIGFVFYKGLTPFLFKGYSFVDFLTGTDWLPNSNKFGVAPMIVASIVATIGSLIIGVPIGIFTAAFLAEIAPKPVQKIVSPAVELLAGIPSVLYGLFGLAFIVPNIQKLLNLPKGQSLLAVILVLAIMMLPTIISVSQTAIKAVPKAYKEGSFALGASKIETIFKVVLPAAKSGILAAVVLGIGRAIGETMAVILVAGNSPVIPTSIVDSVRPLTTNIALEMGYAYGTHQEMLFATGVVLFMFILILNLVLRKLTSKGDQ
- a CDS encoding mechanosensitive ion channel family protein, with the translated sequence MVIIIIACILLKIIQFSLKSLFKITKFDERYEDTLCSVLCSVSYYIMFCLSVILILREFEIVDATAFGSIVTGASIVGIVAGVASQSILKDIFNGFFILFEKQIHVGDFIVINEEFKGSVEEVGIRSVSLRDWDLKRITIPNGNINSIRNYSKDVMRVIVHVRVSYEEDPMKVLESLQEVCNIMNEKYKGYLVKLRPSSYLGFKVYGITDIEKISIGAKYTITGVVNSEKYFAILREAKLQVLIVLKKNNIKIGYPTNINILSNEDNINE
- a CDS encoding aspartyl-phosphate phosphatase Spo0E family protein; translated protein: MDKSELEALKKEIEEVRELINTYIEYPEIFRDELVESSKKIDMLINEYIKQASDPQ
- a CDS encoding MgtC/SapB family protein, giving the protein MGDIILKNQEIIIKLLLAVLVGGFTGYEREKSNQFAGFRTHILVSIGSCITSIIALDLFTKYSGVSTMDPARLPAQVLSGIGFLGAGAILKNSNGIRGLTTAAGIWTTACIGIAIGYGQYVLGITSWILVMATLYVLKNFDKVIAKRSQTVLKATITSLDVTSTIFNTIKASEIAIKNFQIITKSDTIWEIVFLIEYDRRLILDELIIQLKNINHVINMEYIK
- a CDS encoding nucleobase:cation symporter-2 family protein codes for the protein MSSSNIKQLNNLKYGVEDNPSLATKILLGLQHIFAAFGGVIVVPLVISSALGFDANTSTAVISASILAAGIATIIQAKGVGRIGSKVACIMGTDFTFVSPAISVGSVLGLPGIIGATILGAFFEIILSYFIKPLMKLFPPIVTGTVVCLIGLTLLPVSMDWAAGGVGAADYGSLINVSIAMLVMIITLLLNRYGKGMLSSASILIGMVVGYIICIPLGKVDFSSVTQANFVAIPQIFQYGVTFDLKALIAFLPAYFVTTIETVGCLKAIGEVSDVDMDDKRVGSGVLADGVGSIIGGAVGAFPNTSFSQNVGLIPLTKVASKHVAIMAGILLVILGLFPQFAALINGIPQPVLGGVGIVMFGTVAAAGIKTLSRVEINDRNLLIIATSIGLGLGVTFRPDFISQLPEGLQMIFSSGISTGTIVALLLNIILTEDKKEKNNKKLDREAI
- the pepF gene encoding oligoendopeptidase F, with protein sequence MERNAVENKFKWTIDEMYLNEGAIEKDIQKVNELIEEAKKYKGTLADSEENLYNALNLSEQASRILQNLYVYTHMKSHEDTRINKNQGNATKTDMLSTELSMATSYMVPEIIAMDNEKLENYLKSEKLSHYKKHVDEILRLKPHTLNEREEELLAAVSDLSGVPENIYDMLSFADLQFPEIEDEKGEKVRVTHANFSLFLKSKDQRVRKDAFDAMYSVYGQYKNTFASTLYGGIKSEIFYAKTRKYESALQGSLFQDDVSVEVYNNLISAVHENLDSLNKYTDLKKKFLGLDKINMYDLYVPLTENFDMEIPYEKAQEIILEALKPLGEEYLENVKTAFAEGWIDVYGNEGKQGGAYSWGSYDSKSYILLSYKDDLNSLFTLIHEMGHSMHSYYSKNNQPYLYSGYKIFVAEVASTLNELLLINYLLKNAKSKEERVYLLNYYLEQFRTTVYRQTMFAEFEKICHAKVEGGEPLTSEEFTNIYYDLNKQYYGESCELNEQIGLEWARIPHFFSNFYVYKYATGFSAASALSKQILEEGENAVTRYKEFLKSGGSDFPLNQLRKAGVDMEKKESVDKALHLFKDLVDELEKEL
- a CDS encoding Gx transporter family protein, with translation MKTKKMTFLGLMVTYSLVLYIFETYIPNPLIAIFPGAKLGLSNIITLISLIILGVKDTCIILTVRIILSSIFAGPISYLLFSVGGAYLSLICMYLASKIKGFSIIGVSIVGAIGHNIGQLLVASIIVQNINMVGYLPFMLIASLVTGMFVGLVSKYCCPKLTKFSVKLLTKNNNF